The Primulina tabacum isolate GXHZ01 chromosome 10, ASM2559414v2, whole genome shotgun sequence region AAATAATCGAaagaagaaaacaaatgaaTGGAGGGCAATAGAGTATCCTAATCCATGTTACAGTAGAATAATCCTGCCTACGGGGTGTGATGGCTGATGACATTCGGTTAAATGTTACGAACCTGCTGATTAATCTGTGTTTAAAACTTCAACcaaatatacataatttttcttctctcttttttttttgtcaatccAACCTCATCACCGCAACAAACTAATAATCGATCTTGCATTAAAAGATGAAGGCTGCTGAGTTGAACATGACCATTTAAATCTTATCCTCACCACCAAATAATCTTGGATTTTCGAAGTCCAAAATTTTGATTGAAAAACAAAAGACATTGTTTGGTTCGTGagataaatgataaatgaaaAGGTTGAATATAACAAAAATATACGGTCAACCAATACATCATTATTCGAACTAAACAATGCaattttaagttttaacatCATTCATTCCACCAATACCATAGAGAAGTTGGCTATCCTAGTTCCCTTCTCGGTGCCGTGGGGATTTGGGAGGCACAAAATATTGTCATACTGTCCGATCTCATCTCACCCTTTTTGTCAAAAGGAACAAATTCTCACACAGCGCAGTAGATAGCTTATATGACAGTAACAGAAATCAAGTCTAACTACACAATACACCAACCAGCCCAGCCCAGCCCAGCCCAGCCCAGCACAGCACAGCACAATTACACAACCTTTCACCAAATCAATTCATTCTAAAAGACAGCATTTCTACAGATCAACACAGCAGAAGTAACAAGCCAAGAATATCTAAGATTTTATTGCATCACCAGAATTATCGGCTTTCATTGAGTTCTCCTTCTCGGTACATTGGTCAAACTGAGCCTCGATAGGCTTCTTCTCTGTTTTCTTCTTCTCCTTCAAGATGACCTGCCTTGGCATAACTTCTATTAAGAAGTTTCCTCCATTCCATACAGCTGCAGTAACCTTGAGTAATTGGAAAGTAACGTGTAATTTGTAAGATAAGAATATCGGGACAGTTAGTGCCATAGTTGCTACGGTGAAAATGGCCTGAAGCAGAATGTACATAAACAAGCGGTTATTGTCTCCGAGCAATCCACTTAAACGCCACCAAATGTTGTTTGCTTTCTGGGCTTTCTTCGACATTTCCCTGTTAGATAGGAAGCTCGAAAAATGAGTGACCATATGTTTCATTCTATTGAATAACGAAAAAATGGGCTCCAAGTTTTATGGAAGTGTCAATACAGTCAAGGGGTGGACCCAAACAAGTGGAATCGACTAGATATTTGGGGGCAAACTTGCagttttcttaaaaattacatatacaATTAGAAAAACTTTTTTGTTGGATGGGACACCATCGCCACCATCACCCTCTTGCTGAAACCACCCCTGATATTCTATAGTAACTTGCAAGCAAAGAGAGAGATGTTTTAACCTGTAGGAAGTCATTACTTCGGGATCTCTGAGTAGTCTTTGGCCACgtaaaacatttacaatcagAAAATAAAGAAGCTGCCACACACTATAAGCCACCAAAGGAACCAAAAAAAGCCATGTCCACAGATATGATTTGCTTTCTGCATAGGGCCATGTTATTTTCCGAGCTGATCCCTCGGGATGCATGGCTTCAAAAAAGGGAGGATCCCACCATCGAATTGTGAAGAAAACCAATCCTGAAAGCCACATttgaattataaataaattacttgATTATGAGGctacatatatattttagaaAAACCAGTTTTACATCCAACAAAAGTTTTGCAACTATCTGAGCTACTACAATATGCTGGAGTCACTGTGAAATGGCACGAGGACAAATAGTTTAGCTGAATCATttcattttcaagaaaaaaacaTATTCAGATTACAACAGGGTTCATATTTTCCATTATTGCTATTATGAAAGTACTAGTAATACATACTATATTCTACGTTCTTTTGGAAAATAACATATTTTGAAGCAGTTTGACTATTATAAAGAAATTGTGTACTGCGAATAATTCATTGAGTGTTGAAACAGCCAGCTACTACCGAATTCCATGAAGTTTAAGGTGAAAATTACAGCCAAAACTTCTGCGTCCTTTCATGAACTACAAGGTAGAGGGCAAGGACAGAAAAAGAGGAGGTTGTCAGTCAATGGGCTGCCTCCACGTCCACCCAACACAAAGGCAAAGTCTGAAAAAAGTTCTTGTAAATGGAGAAGAGGTCACTTAGTTTTTTTTCTCTTGATTTGGTCAAATCCCCAGATTTTGTTTTCACCCATTATACAGAAATAAATATTCCACGTTCATTAATTATCTTTCTGGCATACCCAAGAACAACTGTTTCAATCTGAGGAACCATGGCCTTTTGGCTCAGGTTTCCAACCATTTTCATGTTAAGAACCCTCGAGAGATAACTCTGGAGGCTTGACTTATGAAAAAGGTCAGTAATATGGTATGTAGCAAGTACACACTATGATTTTGTCACCTTGAGAAACAAAAATCTTATCTGACATATTGTACACTGTACAGGCTCTGTATGTAACAACGTCAACACATTGAACAACTGTCGGTCTAGTTACTAGGTTAATGCGCCATATGCATGACTCTAATACTCCAAACTTTGTCCCATGCAGTGCTAAGAACTGAGCTAAATCACAGACAAAAATATATGACCATGATTTAAATGTAAATTGGACAACTAAATCAACTTTAACAAGTCAAATTAACAGgaaaaaaatgcaaatattCAGTTCTCAAAAAGCTCTCAAGATACTGAATAGCCAATTCAATCATTTAACAACGGTAAAGGAGATTCATCTTACCAGGCAAGAGATGTATGAAGACGCTTACAATTTTGTCCATAGAATTGAAAACTAAGCTACATCGCCAAACAATGAGCGCCCATGCCAATGGTCCCTGGAATCATTTTACATGAATTAGGGGAAAAAATGAGCAAGGGAATTATGTAATTGAAATAGAACTGAAGTGACAGTGATCAGATAACTTACCTCTGCAAATGAGAAGCAAACCATGAAAAGTTTCTCGTTTCTAGGATAACCCAGAATCATGACCAAAAAGATTGTATTTGCATAATAGCAAAAGTCCTGTATGGCAAAAACACATGAGAATACTCTTTCCTTGAGACTGTAGAAGAAGCCTAGCATGGAACTATGAATCCAAACTCATAACCACTGCTGAATCTGCAAAACTCATGTACATACTGACAGAATAGAATATGAAACTAGATATAGATAACACTGACAAAACGCAGTTACAGCATGCACTAAATTTCAAGGCTGAGCCTAAACCTAAATTTTGTAAAGCCACTACAGTAGCGAG contains the following coding sequences:
- the LOC142505752 gene encoding glycerophosphocholine acyltransferase 1-like isoform X1, whose protein sequence is MAAYEEIMEVEDSEGNSYGQVKLRFRDRSKAVAQTREMLSKQADQTKQILSKQAEKIAKQAEEHERFINKVTHLLGVLGFGGFCFVLGARPQDVRYLYCLFYIIFVPLRWIYYRYKKWHYYLLDFCYYANTIFLVMILGYPRNEKLFMVCFSFAEGPLAWALIVWRCSLVFNSMDKIVSVFIHLLPGLVFFTIRWWDPPFFEAMHPEGSARKITWPYAESKSYLWTWLFLVPLVAYSVWQLLYFLIVNVLRGQRLLRDPEVMTSYREMSKKAQKANNIWWRLSGLLGDNNRLFMYILLQAIFTVATMALTVPIFLSYKLHVTFQLLKVTAAVWNGGNFLIEVMPRQVILKEKKKTEKKPIEAQFDQCTEKENSMKADNSGDAIKS
- the LOC142505752 gene encoding glycerophosphocholine acyltransferase 1-like isoform X2, with product MLSKQADQTKQILSKQAEKIAKQAEEHERFINKVTHLLGVLGFGGFCFVLGARPQDVRYLYCLFYIIFVPLRWIYYRYKKWHYYLLDFCYYANTIFLVMILGYPRNEKLFMVCFSFAEGPLAWALIVWRCSLVFNSMDKIVSVFIHLLPGLVFFTIRWWDPPFFEAMHPEGSARKITWPYAESKSYLWTWLFLVPLVAYSVWQLLYFLIVNVLRGQRLLRDPEVMTSYREMSKKAQKANNIWWRLSGLLGDNNRLFMYILLQAIFTVATMALTVPIFLSYKLHVTFQLLKVTAAVWNGGNFLIEVMPRQVILKEKKKTEKKPIEAQFDQCTEKENSMKADNSGDAIKS